Proteins encoded by one window of Pseudobdellovibrionaceae bacterium:
- a CDS encoding alpha-amylase family protein produces the protein MTAEYSHDWIRRWWRKLRPQPFAPALLCALLFAGEVFAGPARFDVPEFLKRPVTTPGIGSQPRPSGGIRTVMIQMFEWPWKDLARECEQVLGPMEIAAVQVSPPQEHLMLGQNSWWERYQPVSYKLVSRGGTEAEFRDMVKRCQAVGVDVYVDVILNHMAGIREGRGFAGTLYTKYNHRGLFIPGDFNDCGLYGDNQIRNYKDRFELQYCELLGLADLKTSSPSVRRTLTTYLDGLVDMGVAGFRLDAAKHMPADDLRAIVAAVKKPVYYVSETLIGPGDPVGISEYTPFSDVNVFPYAYDLARVLRGGYLASWLNFQRIYPASDLSVVFVENHDTQREQPLQSLSRTNEPEYFKLAEVFMLTWPFGYPQLFSGYRFVSYDEGPPIDGKGYTTSPLGAAGDCLAPWQCEHRATHVRNLVRFRNRTAGVFTATKTWSAGGEIFAFSRGHLGFTVINGRATELAGAAIPTDLPDGDYCDQVTASGTHCARRYSVRGGHFRGDVPARTAIVLLNEESSK, from the coding sequence ATGACGGCCGAATATTCACATGACTGGATCCGACGTTGGTGGCGCAAGCTGCGGCCGCAGCCGTTCGCGCCCGCTTTGCTGTGCGCGCTTCTCTTCGCGGGAGAGGTCTTCGCCGGGCCCGCGCGGTTTGACGTACCGGAATTTTTGAAACGCCCCGTGACCACGCCCGGAATCGGTTCCCAGCCGCGTCCGAGCGGCGGGATCCGCACCGTCATGATCCAGATGTTCGAGTGGCCGTGGAAGGACCTCGCGCGCGAGTGCGAACAGGTTTTAGGACCCATGGAGATCGCGGCGGTACAGGTGTCGCCTCCGCAAGAGCATTTGATGCTGGGTCAGAACTCGTGGTGGGAACGCTATCAGCCCGTCAGCTACAAGTTGGTCTCGCGCGGCGGAACGGAAGCCGAGTTCCGCGACATGGTGAAGCGCTGCCAGGCCGTGGGCGTCGACGTTTACGTGGACGTCATCTTGAATCACATGGCGGGCATCCGCGAGGGGCGCGGTTTCGCGGGCACCCTGTACACGAAGTACAACCACCGGGGTCTCTTCATACCCGGGGACTTCAACGACTGCGGCCTTTACGGCGACAACCAGATCCGCAATTATAAAGACCGTTTCGAGCTTCAGTACTGCGAGCTTCTGGGTCTCGCCGATCTGAAAACGTCGAGTCCCTCGGTGCGCCGGACGTTGACCACGTACCTGGACGGGCTCGTCGACATGGGCGTCGCGGGCTTCCGCCTGGACGCCGCGAAACACATGCCGGCCGATGATCTGCGCGCGATCGTGGCGGCGGTGAAAAAGCCCGTCTATTACGTCTCGGAAACCCTGATCGGTCCGGGCGACCCCGTCGGCATCTCGGAGTACACGCCGTTCAGCGACGTGAACGTTTTCCCCTACGCTTACGATCTGGCGCGCGTGCTGCGCGGCGGGTATCTCGCGAGCTGGTTGAACTTCCAACGTATCTATCCCGCGAGCGATCTGTCGGTCGTGTTCGTCGAGAATCACGATACGCAGCGCGAGCAGCCGCTGCAGTCGCTCTCGCGCACGAATGAACCCGAATATTTCAAGCTCGCCGAAGTCTTCATGCTGACGTGGCCCTTCGGTTATCCGCAGCTCTTCTCGGGTTACCGGTTCGTCTCTTACGACGAGGGACCGCCCATCGACGGCAAGGGGTACACGACCTCGCCCCTGGGCGCGGCGGGCGACTGCCTGGCGCCGTGGCAGTGCGAGCACCGGGCGACGCACGTGCGGAACTTGGTGCGCTTCCGTAACCGGACGGCCGGTGTGTTCACAGCGACGAAGACGTGGTCGGCGGGCGGCGAGATCTTCGCGTTCAGCCGCGGGCATCTGGGTTTCACGGTGATCAACGGGCGCGCGACGGAGCTTGCGGGCGCGGCGATCCCGACCGACTTGCCCGACGGCGACTACTGCGATCAGGTGACGGCGTCCGGGACCCACTGCGCGCGCCGCTACTCGGTGCGGGGTGGCCATTTCCGGGGCGACGTCCCCGCGCGCACCGCGATCGTTCTTCTGAATGAGGAGTCCTCGAAATGA
- a CDS encoding ROK family protein has product MTKSYSIGLDLGGTKLACALVDHTGQILAFQKESILSLKVDPKTGPTKIVGVMGEMVAGMKKRFPECFKKGVFRGVGLASAGPLNVELGEITHAANFPGWKRVKIQRLLEDEMRRRRICDRVEFQNDAIAASRAEGWIGGAQGLRSFAVVTIGTGIGTGVIFRGHPLQDRGMGSELGHLILNSMNIKTAKDLDHHTVEGVASGTGILRRARTELGLKVASVEELVDLAEAQPLFDDAADALAALCYNLSIGFNLEKILFSGGLIKVRHLYWNRLKARYKALITEFNPEFGCPLVVAKAMNQAGVIGAARLPYHTETDVKPAPKKGAPGKKAATLTKKKKPASPRRRAARNAASGRQLEMSGLS; this is encoded by the coding sequence ATGACGAAGTCCTACAGCATCGGCCTGGATCTGGGCGGAACGAAACTCGCGTGCGCGCTGGTCGACCACACGGGACAGATCCTGGCGTTCCAGAAGGAATCGATTTTGTCCTTGAAGGTCGACCCGAAGACCGGTCCGACCAAAATCGTGGGCGTGATGGGCGAGATGGTCGCGGGGATGAAGAAACGTTTCCCGGAGTGTTTCAAGAAGGGCGTCTTCCGCGGGGTGGGCCTGGCTTCGGCGGGCCCCCTGAACGTGGAACTCGGCGAGATCACGCATGCCGCGAACTTTCCGGGCTGGAAGCGCGTGAAGATCCAGCGCCTGCTGGAAGATGAGATGCGCCGTCGCCGGATCTGCGACCGCGTGGAATTCCAGAACGACGCGATCGCGGCGTCGCGCGCGGAGGGCTGGATCGGCGGCGCGCAGGGACTGCGGAGCTTCGCGGTCGTCACGATCGGAACCGGCATCGGTACGGGCGTGATCTTCCGCGGTCACCCGCTGCAGGATCGCGGGATGGGCTCCGAGCTTGGCCACCTGATCCTGAACTCGATGAACATCAAAACCGCGAAGGACCTCGATCACCACACGGTCGAAGGCGTCGCTTCGGGGACGGGAATTTTGCGCCGGGCGCGCACGGAGCTCGGGCTCAAAGTCGCAAGCGTCGAAGAGCTCGTAGATCTGGCCGAAGCGCAGCCTTTGTTCGACGACGCGGCCGATGCGCTCGCCGCCCTCTGCTATAATCTGTCGATCGGCTTTAATCTGGAGAAGATCCTGTTTTCGGGCGGCCTCATCAAGGTGCGCCACCTGTACTGGAACCGCCTGAAGGCGCGCTACAAAGCCCTGATCACCGAGTTCAATCCGGAGTTCGGCTGCCCGCTCGTCGTGGCGAAAGCGATGAACCAGGCGGGCGTCATCGGCGCCGCCCGCCTTCCTTACCATACCGAAACGGACGTCAAACCGGCCCCGAAAAAAGGTGCCCCGGGCAAAAAAGCCGCCACGCTCACGAAGAAAAAGAAGCCGGCGTCGCCCCGTCGTCGGGCTGCGCGAAATGCCGCTTCGGGCCGCCAGCTCGAAATGAGCGGACTCTCATGA
- a CDS encoding carbohydrate porin: protein MKLKRVLLGCVVMVSVFAGGGARAALTPELQMYLRSSSGANGVGGAQECINNPGAWGNEFRLGNECATYGEFGFGAWVLKPAQDGDPFFRFFANFAVVYDNRTDWEAPSVPTGGGLRGGNVWVMREVYSEGGYYAGAPFTAWAGKRFYRWGDVHLNDYYPVAMSGPGGGIGGIKTDYGTWSLAVIQNAQANEINGSGDVRTEVGIAAKTSLHLRTEGWGTPAGWLSLWGVAATTPPAKDPATGTDYRKSTGGFFAAKLNSTIYEGVNNEFGMAYGEGVMSTMGPGGELVKDCQDTTDASCTVPGAQRLRAWNATVWETTKWSGQLAFMYDELDRGTSTGTRFRWLSAGVRPMYWFTDNVSLIFQAGVSHIVDEADGLGSRNLARFTIAPQLSLAKGYWSRPVVRAYYSRTAWNQANVGAANGTTAQGKTEIDSIGVQTEVWF, encoded by the coding sequence ATGAAATTGAAGCGTGTTTTGTTGGGTTGCGTGGTGATGGTTTCGGTTTTCGCGGGCGGCGGGGCGCGGGCGGCGCTGACCCCGGAGCTGCAGATGTATCTGCGGTCGTCGTCGGGCGCGAACGGCGTCGGGGGCGCGCAGGAGTGTATCAACAATCCCGGCGCGTGGGGGAACGAGTTCCGGCTGGGGAACGAGTGCGCGACCTACGGGGAATTCGGTTTCGGCGCGTGGGTGCTGAAGCCCGCGCAGGACGGCGATCCCTTCTTCCGCTTCTTCGCGAACTTCGCGGTGGTGTACGACAACCGCACGGACTGGGAGGCGCCCTCGGTGCCGACGGGCGGGGGACTGCGCGGGGGTAACGTGTGGGTCATGCGGGAGGTCTACTCCGAGGGTGGGTATTACGCGGGGGCCCCCTTCACGGCTTGGGCGGGGAAACGCTTCTACCGCTGGGGCGACGTGCACCTGAACGACTACTATCCGGTCGCGATGTCGGGACCCGGCGGCGGGATCGGCGGCATCAAGACGGACTACGGGACCTGGTCCTTGGCGGTCATCCAAAATGCGCAGGCGAACGAGATCAACGGTTCGGGCGACGTGCGCACCGAGGTCGGAATCGCGGCGAAGACAAGTCTTCATCTGCGCACCGAGGGCTGGGGGACGCCGGCGGGCTGGTTGTCCTTGTGGGGCGTCGCCGCGACGACGCCGCCGGCGAAAGATCCGGCGACGGGCACCGACTATCGTAAATCCACGGGCGGCTTTTTCGCCGCGAAGCTGAACTCCACCATCTACGAGGGCGTGAACAACGAATTCGGGATGGCGTACGGTGAAGGCGTGATGAGCACGATGGGGCCGGGGGGCGAGCTCGTGAAGGACTGCCAAGATACGACGGACGCGTCGTGCACGGTGCCGGGAGCGCAGCGACTGCGCGCCTGGAACGCCACCGTATGGGAGACGACGAAGTGGTCGGGACAGCTCGCGTTCATGTACGACGAACTCGACCGCGGCACTTCGACGGGCACGCGCTTTCGCTGGCTGTCGGCGGGCGTGCGGCCCATGTACTGGTTCACCGACAACGTCAGTCTGATTTTCCAGGCGGGGGTGTCGCACATCGTGGACGAGGCCGACGGCCTGGGTTCGCGCAACCTCGCGCGTTTCACGATCGCGCCGCAGCTGTCCTTGGCGAAAGGCTACTGGTCGCGTCCGGTCGTCCGCGCGTACTATTCGCGTACGGCCTGGAATCAGGCGAACGTCGGCGCCGCGAACGGGACGACGGCCCAAGGCAAAACCGAGATCGACTCCATCGGCGTGCAGACGGAAGTTTGGTTCTAA
- a CDS encoding polysaccharide deacetylase family protein, which yields MIQLDWTKKIAAASLAMTLGLTACTGNQDNNAGELSVGTDANQLFQTKSIADFDLRGTKKIVLTYDDGPTPGVTEPLLDLLRKYNIKATFFMLGQAVKGQEATLRRMKADGHILANHSYSHANLSKNIYYLDINSLLHEVRDSNNKIQPFMNPAHRMYFRAPYGAWTASHAAKLNQMKDLKDYIGPVFWNAGGEITPRGTRPQSSSQITTAADWDCWTNNPKKNIRPVPVDVCTAGYFKEITSKGGGVVLLHDKNIKTVELSAKLIPMLLNAGYTFVNLDDVRSLDKYE from the coding sequence ATGATTCAACTGGATTGGACAAAAAAGATTGCGGCGGCCTCACTGGCGATGACCCTGGGCCTGACGGCTTGTACCGGCAATCAAGACAACAACGCGGGCGAACTCAGCGTCGGTACGGACGCGAACCAACTCTTCCAAACGAAGAGCATCGCGGACTTCGATCTGCGCGGAACGAAAAAGATCGTCCTGACTTATGATGACGGTCCCACGCCCGGCGTAACCGAGCCTTTGCTCGATCTGCTCCGTAAATACAATATCAAAGCGACTTTCTTCATGCTGGGCCAAGCGGTGAAAGGTCAAGAGGCGACCCTGCGCCGGATGAAGGCCGACGGTCACATCCTGGCGAACCACTCGTACAGCCACGCGAATCTGTCGAAGAACATCTATTATCTCGACATCAACTCTTTGCTGCATGAAGTTCGCGACTCGAACAACAAGATCCAGCCCTTCATGAATCCCGCGCACCGCATGTACTTCCGTGCTCCGTACGGCGCATGGACCGCATCGCACGCGGCGAAGCTGAATCAGATGAAAGATCTGAAAGACTATATCGGACCCGTTTTCTGGAACGCGGGTGGCGAGATCACTCCGCGCGGCACACGTCCCCAATCTTCGTCGCAAATCACGACGGCGGCGGACTGGGACTGCTGGACGAATAACCCGAAGAAAAACATCCGTCCCGTTCCCGTGGACGTTTGCACCGCGGGTTACTTCAAAGAGATCACCTCTAAAGGTGGCGGCGTGGTTCTGCTCCACGACAAGAACATCAAGACCGTCGAGCTCAGCGCGAAGCTGATCCCGATGCTCCTGAACGCGGGTTACACTTTCGTGAACCTCGACGACGTTCGTTCGCTCGACAAGTACGAGTAG